The Anabaena sp. PCC 7108 region ATAAAAATGTTCATCAGTAGCCAGAAAATAGATCAAGTAAAAGAAGCATTTTTGCTGCGATTTAAACCCTTAATTCAAACCCAGAAATTTTACTTGCTGGGAATTTTTACAACATTGGCTGTTTTGCATTTAAACATAATTAGAAATCATCCACTTGAAAGTGAGGAAATTACATTTTATGCAATTTACTGGGGAGGAATTTTATATTTACTTTGGCAAAATCAGCGACAAGAGAAAACTCCAACATTGTTCTCTAGCTACTTCGGTTTAGGATTGCTATTTGTAGTGATAATTAGACCTCTAAATTTATGGCATTTAGACCTAATATTATTTAGATTTGGACCGATTTTTGCTGGCTTGGGTTTAGGTTTACTATCTTTTGGCTTTTCAGAAATCAGGCATTATTGGCGCTTATTTTTATTATTGTGCTTAATGCTTTTTCCATTTAATTTTATCAATGGAATTTTTGATTCTCGGTTACATTTTAATGAAGTAACTGCGACCATATCCGCTTTCTTACTCCACTATCTAGGTTTTGGTGCTACTCATTCTGGAACTTTGGTAAAACTGCCTACAGGTCAAGTAGAAGTTCTTTATGCCTGCACCGGTGGAAAGTTAATTTTGTGGTTACTACAGCTAACTCTACTGATTATAGTAGTGGTTGTTTCCTTAACTTGGAAACAGAGATGGGCATTAGTTATATCTGCTGTGGCTACGGGATTTTTAGTTGGCTGTATTCGCGTTGCTTTATTAGCTGTAGTAGTTAACAACCAGAATCTGTTTGAATATTGGCACGAACAGTCTGGGGGAACAATTTTTATGGGATTTGCAACTATTACCTTTGCAGCCTTATGTAATTGGATAATGCCAGTGGAATTTTTAGCTTCTACAGAAACCTCATTATCAACTACCACAGTCACTCTAGAGCTAAAGAGGCGCTTTTTGCTTGCTGCTACCTGGGTGGGAATTATATTGACTGCTATCTATTTAATAGCCACTAGAAGACCCATCAGTACTGATATTTTTCCAGATAAAATTTCTCTGAATAGTTGGAAGCAAGTCAAAGTTAACTCTCTGGGTCAGCAAAAATATAAGAATCCGCTGACTGATAACTTTGTATTAATGGACTTTTCACAAGACTATAGTTATCTCAAAAATAGTCAGAAGTTAGAATTGCAAATGCGTTATGTAATCAATACCAGAGGTGAACCAAACCCATTTCTGCTTAACATAAGTCCAGACTTAGTTAAGTATAAACAAAACGACCTTGGACAGCAAACACGAGTTAGCCATTATGCACTCTATAGTGACGGGCAACAAGCTTATCTGACAGCTTGTATTAATCCCCGTGGAGGTAGTACTTTGACTTCATCTCAATTTATGCAAAATCGATATAAA contains the following coding sequences:
- a CDS encoding cyanoexosortase A system-associated protein; its protein translation is MFISSQKIDQVKEAFLLRFKPLIQTQKFYLLGIFTTLAVLHLNIIRNHPLESEEITFYAIYWGGILYLLWQNQRQEKTPTLFSSYFGLGLLFVVIIRPLNLWHLDLILFRFGPIFAGLGLGLLSFGFSEIRHYWRLFLLLCLMLFPFNFINGIFDSRLHFNEVTATISAFLLHYLGFGATHSGTLVKLPTGQVEVLYACTGGKLILWLLQLTLLIIVVVVSLTWKQRWALVISAVATGFLVGCIRVALLAVVVNNQNLFEYWHEQSGGTIFMGFATITFAALCNWIMPVEFLASTETSLSTTTVTLELKRRFLLAATWVGIILTAIYLIATRRPISTDIFPDKISLNSWKQVKVNSLGQQKYKNPLTDNFVLMDFSQDYSYLKNSQKLELQMRYVINTRGEPNPFLLNISPDLVKYKQNDLGQQTRVSHYALYSDGQQAYLTACINPRGGSTLTSSQFMQNRYKYDVTLNRLLPWVFGQDVIRDDRCIWTQLSIPLNGSLATEIYTVLESIWDDNYSTWQSLFTKKY